A genome region from Panicum virgatum strain AP13 chromosome 4K, P.virgatum_v5, whole genome shotgun sequence includes the following:
- the LOC120705124 gene encoding mediator of RNA polymerase II transcription subunit 15-like, translating to MQWDFEAQLLAQQQAWAAQQQAQQQAWAAERERMQQDLRQTQVASQQNQMQLGLAFQFMQTLGSQMGLSPPQFTQTNIPARAATPTPPQSAASNDGPTEMSPSPMPQNVWPPPQWVTYLQQFQQNPSWSQHPPPPPPQS from the exons ATGCAATGGGACTTTGAAGCACAGCTCCTAGCACAGCAGCAGGCGTGGGCGGCACAGCAGCAGGCACAGCAGCAGGCGTGGGCGGCCGAGCGGGAGAGGATGCAGCAAGACCTTCGGCAAACACAGGTAGCCTCCCAGCAGAATCAGATGCAGCTGGGCCTGGCTTTTCAGTTCATGCAGACTCTGGGCTCGCAAATGGGTCTTTCGCCACCGCAATTCACTCAGACTAATATCCCAGCGCGTGCAGCTACCCCTACTCCT CCTCAATCGGCGGCATCAAATGATGGGCCGACAGAAATGTCCCCTTCGCCGATGCCTCAGAATGTGTGGCCGCCTCCTCAATGGGTGACTTACCTGCAGCAGTTCCAGCAGAACCCTTCGTGGTCGCAgcacccgccgccaccgccgccacagtCGTGA
- the LOC120702006 gene encoding putative uncharacterized protein MGC34800, giving the protein MRRHRFTHSATPPSRRVVPPSRHAADPPSRHAADPTSARAAPPLRPRRVGPPKPRRAGRAPVHPSHPAAPATPRRPAQAAPRLRRAARPHRVARHWSVPDLRRASAGLRSPRPPPSCSSQWEKGRALRRRTVTQFVCTNTRVIASPAIEP; this is encoded by the exons ATGCGCCGACACCGCTTCACCCactccgccacgccgccgtcccgccgcgTCGTGCCCCCATCCCGCCACGCCGCTGACCCGCCGTCTCGCCACGCCGCGGACCCAACGTCCGCCCGAGCCGCCCCGCCGCTCCGGCCACGCCGCGTCGGCCCGCCCAAGCCGCGacgcgccggccgcgcccccGTCCACCCGAGCCACCCCGCTGCTCCGGCCACGCCACGCCGGCCTGCCCAGGCCGCGCCCcggctgcgccgcgccgcccggccgcaccGCGTGGCCCGCCACTGGAGCGTCCCCGACCTGAGGAGGGCCTCGGCCGGCCTCCggtcgccccggccgccgccgtcgtgctccTCCCAATGGGAGAAGGG GCGAGCACTCCGTCGTCGAACCGTGACGCAATTCGTCTGCACCAACACGCGCGTCATCGCCTCGCCCGCCATCGAGCCCTAG